The Tripterygium wilfordii isolate XIE 37 chromosome 1, ASM1340144v1, whole genome shotgun sequence sequence CATATTAGACAACAACTGGCCCTTGTGGGATTGATGCTTGGACAGCCTACTGCTCTAGCAGAAGGGGAGCATACGACTGCTGATCCTGTAGAAGAGCTATGCCGGCAAGTTAATCTTGCACGGTTTGTATCACATTCTATTGGAAGGGGCACAGCAAAAGCTGAGATGGAGACCGAGATGGAAGCTTTGGTTGAGGCAAAGAACTTTGAGATTGCACGTTTGTCGGACCGACTTCAATATTATGAGGCTGTGAATCGAGAAATGTCTCAGAGAAATCAAGAAGCTATAGGTGAGATTTTCTATATGTTGATTATCCTTTACCCCTTGGTtaatttataatgtatatgatGTGGGACAACTTTTGAACTTGTTTTGCCTGCGAACTGTTTTGACTTTGTGATTTGTTGGACACACTTTGTGAATGTCCATTATGTCATGCATGCTAACTGTAATTCGTTGTCCCTTTCTGTTTATTTTCCATCAGCATAACCTATTGTATGACATGCTATAGAAATTTGTATGACTTGTAGTCCTGTATTAAACAGGCAAAAAGTGATGGATGGATATTTGCCAGTATGCTTAATGATTCTTCATGCCGTTGATTTATTTAGTAAATTGGTTTTATTTTGCATGTAAATTTGATGGAGTTCTTTTAGTGGGGAATTGTTGCTTTTTTTACCTTCCCTACAAGTAGCACCTCTATGGCTTGATGGCATGGCCACTCGCTTAAGAATTGTGTTATGGTGCACAGTGGTTTGGTTTTCGGTGAAGTTGGGTGATATCAATAAAGCTAGGGTTCCTACTAGCAACATGGGACAAATGTTGTAGTGATAGAATTACGTTAGTGGTCCTGCTAtcatatgattttattttggaGTTGGATGTTGAAAATAATGCCCATCTTTCAATGTTTGAGTTGTGTTGGTTTGGTAAACAATGCAGGGATGATGAAAACTTGGGAACAATTTCTAGCACCCTTGTTTTACTTGTTAGAATGTTAATTTACCAGCTTCAAGTAGGCCAATCATGGGTAGTCCCTTGATATCCTCTTAATTGTTATACTTGTTTTGTGCAGAGATGGGGCGGCGTAATAGGCATACAAGGAAACTAAGGCAGCATTGGGTCTGGGGATCAATTGCTACTGCCATAACTCTTGGCACAGCAGCCTTAGCATGGTCTTACCTCCCCTCAGGAGATGCATCGGTTTCCAGCAATGGGTCTCAGGCTTCTGAAAGTAATGATGCAGCTAAACAATAAGCAGATACGAAAAAATGGTCTATGATGCTTTTCTTAGAAGAAAAGGAGATAGTAATTTGCCTCATTGTGAATAGCAATGTCTTGCTCTTGTGATTGCATTCTGCGTATTTATTGTTCCGTCTATGTTAGAGCACCACCTCCACTGTGACCTTCAACTGCGCGTGCTTTGGGTGGTCTAACAAGAATGATTAGGTGGAAAATTACTATTATTTTGGTTTACAGGTTAAGTATTTCCATTTTCGGACCGTTGACATCATGCTTTATGTGTTGTTACACATGATAATAAGGTGTTTTCTCCTGGCTCACTCATTCACTTAGAGGCGGctgttaaaatataaattttgtcCTGAGAGGGAGTTTTTTCTTGTTAATGATCTGAGATTTAGTTGCTTTGGTAAGCTTTTATCCGACTTCATGTCTGCATGACCACTGCAGTAAGGAaaggctttgaaattgcttacaAGAGCTGCTCGGCTCAACATTGAAGACTTCTTACAGAAGAAAGTTTATCTTGAGGTATGTCTTCTATTGTTATTGTTTGTATAATCTATGAGTATGTGATGCTCCATTACTGAACCTTTTCCTGTACAAGCAATGCATGTTTCAGTATGGAAATGTTCTCATTATATCTGGAAGTCGTTAGGGTTCTACCAAATTGTTTGGAGAAACATCATATGAGCATTTATTATACTTTGTTGTTTTAGGATTGGGAGAGATTAAAGCTTGGTAATTTGCTCTTTGAACAGGTAGAAGTGAAAGTAAAAGAGCATTGGAGGCAAGATGAACGGCTTCTGAAGAATTATGGCTATGGGGGAGGTCAAATTCGAGCACTATAACATGACTTCCTCTGAAGTTCAGTTTATGTCCTCATGGGTTGGTCTCTAAGCCACCTCCTCTTTGGGTCTTATCGTTtgcccaggcccaggcccaggcccaagTGCTTAGCATAATGGCCAGACGCCGACGTGCACTGCACCTCCTGTTATTCTGTTAAGGCTGTTATGATGCCGACAGGCTCAGGAAGGACCCCCATGCGACGCCTCGTACGAGATGCTTCTTTTGTCGAGTTGGAGATCTCGAGCCTGTGGGCCTAGTTGACCTACCAGAAGTCCTGAGATCGGACGGTAGATCCGTGTTTCACTGCAAACAAATTTCGTGGGCCCAAACGGCACCGTTagcaatattaatatttttgtttcttttcttctgttaCTTGGATCTCGCATAAAGGCAAATCTTAATGCGGGTCCCGTTTTATAAGAGAACATAAAGAAAGGGAAGGTAGGCAGGTCCCAAGTACTAACAGTTCCAAGGAAAATGATAAAAGGTTCTAATCTTCGAATCAAGTTATTCTCGTatacaaaattcaaataaattggtGAACTCCACAGGTTAGACTTAATGAAATCATATATGTACAGTTGCTGGATTggatatataaaatttaaataaattcgTGAACGCCACAGACTTAATGAAATCATATATGTACGGTCGAGTAATAGGGATAAATGGAATAAGCAATGGTAAGGAATCCCTATCATAAATGATGCTTGAATGTATTTTCAGGAGAAGGAGCATTGGCACATGCGGTCACATTATGATATTCAATGAGGGAAGTCCACGAGGCACGAGTGAGGCCATCAAAATAGGGCGAGCGATAGAAGCCGTGCATACAAATTACAATCTCACATGGGATTCCAACTACTAAACACAGTAAGTTGGTGACAAGTGTTGGGTAAGATTGAGACGTGTTTATCGTTTAGGGATTTGAAAGGTAAAGTAAAGACCTAATAGTATGCTTTTGGCCTTTACTTACCAGGTGGGGACTAGGAAGATTGGAAGAAGATGCCCATCTCAACACTCGCCTTACTTTCATGGGTAACAGTCATTACGCAACAATCCCCATTTTTGTTTCTACTTTATGCGTGATTGATGGAACTGAGAGGCTCGAAGCAAatcatggaaacaaaataaagttgTTTTTCTTCCATTGACATTTTCCCTTTCCCCCCTTTCCCTTTTGGGTTCTTTTAGAGAGCATTGTTTGAAATCTTGAAATGCTATGAGGGTTGGGTGTAACTAGCTTTTCCATTTTGTGGACTGTTCTCAAGTATCCGTACTTTTATAGTTGTGGCTGGCATTAGTCAAAGTGGGGTACTTGGTTCCTCTGTTACAGCCTTATGTTACGGTGAGATTTTATACCACAAGTCGGGTCTCATTAAGTCTGTGTTTATATTTTGTTTAGGGTAATGGGGGTGGAGTTTGAACTCATAACTAAGTTCTGGCTGCTTCTTTTTTCGCATTTAGTGATGTAACCCCACTTGCTTGCCATGCTTCATGGATTATGCATGTCACATGAAGGAGATGGTCTTGCTTTTATGGCTTTAAGGAAGGATAGGAATACTTTCATTGTCGGTTTACTTGTTGATTTTACAGCTATTAGAAGACAAAACTTCATCGCAAGCTGCTTAAACAGCCTCATCTACCTCTGAGCATCTTTTAAACAACAACTCTTGCTTTTATGGCTTTAAGGAAGGATAGGAATACTTTCATTGTCGGTTTACTTGTTGATTTTACAGCTATTAGAAGACAAAACTTCATCGCAAGCTGCTTAAACAGCCTCATCTACCTCTGAGCATCTTTTAAACAACAACTCTTCTATATATATCCATAaagattcttttcttttctctcataACAAGAGAGATGAGGCATTTGGTGTTTGCTCTTTTGCTTGCCATTTTGTTCCACCAAGAGTGTTCCTATACTCAAGTTGAAGCTGGAGATGGTTTCATTAGGACCCAAGGAGTGAAGTTCCTATTGAATGGTAACCCTTACTATGCTAATGGCTTCAATGCTTACTGGTTGATGTATGTGGCCTCTGACCCAACTCAGAGATCCAAAGTTTCATCTGCCTTTAGGGAAGCTTCAAGCCATAGCCTTACAGTGGCTAGAACTTGGGCTTTCAGTGATGGTGGCTACAGGCCCTTACAGTACTCTCCTGGCTCATACAATGAGGAAATGTTCAAGGTCAaaccctttctttctttctcctctttggCCTttcatgtccataatttttcaaattttgctCATATGGGTTTTTCAATTTTCGAATGCTTTTGCTGGATTTTAGGGGTTGGATTTTGTTATAGCTGAGGCCAGAAGGTATGGGATTAAGCTCATATTGAGCATGGTGAACAACTATGACAGCTTGGGAGGGAAGAAGCAATATGTAAACTGGGCTAGAAATCAGGGGCAGTACCTGACATCTGACGATGATTTCTTTAGGAACCCAGTTGTAAAGAGCTACTACAAGAATCATGTTAAGGTTAGAGGAGTTGTTTAACTTTTGTTCTTGATCATAATCAAGTCTTTCGATGTTGATGTGGCATATATGAGTCCATGGAAATTATATTCTGATTTATCTATGACTTTTGCAGACTGTTCTTAACAGATATAACAGTTTTACTGGACTTCATTACAAAGATGACCCAACAATCATGGCCTGGGAGCTCATCAATGAACCCAGATGCACCTCTGATACTTCAGGGAGGACCATTCAGGTTTTTAGATAATTTTTGTCATATTCCTTATAATAATTCATTCCTCATATGTCTTCTTGTTTGATTCATTGTTACTTGTATGATAGGCTTGGATCTCGGAAATGGCATCGTTCGTGAAGTCTATCGACAGAAACCATTTGCTGGAAGCTGGGTTAGAAGGATTTTATGGGCAATCAACACCACAGAAAAAGAGACTCAATCCTGGTTTTGATATAGGAACAGACTTCATTGCAAATAACCAGATCCCTGGCATTGATTTTGCCACAGTCCACTCATATCCTGATCAATGGTAATAATGTTCTTCATCTATTGCATTTGTCTTACTACAACACATATTAGTTTCTTGAAGAGAACAGCATATAATTTGTTCAATATATGCTTATaattgcttttcatgtttggcTGGACAACAGGTTATCTAACTCAAACGATCAATCTCAACTGTCTTTCTTGAACAACTGGCTCGATATCCACATTCAAGATGCACAATATACTCTTCGAAAGCCAATACTTCTTGCGGAATTCGGGAAATCCTGGAAAGATACTGGCTTTAACACCAATCAAAGAGACATGATGTTCAACACTGTTTACTACAAGATATACTCGTCTGCTAAACGAGGTGGAGCAGCAGCTGGAGGCATGTTTTGGCAACTTCTGACTGAAGGCATGGACTCATTCCAAGATGGCTACGGGATAGTACTCAGCCAGAGCTCATCAACTGCAAATGTGATCTCCCAACAGTCTCACAAGCTTTACCAGATTCGAAAGATCTTTGCCAGAATGAGAAATGTTGAGAGGTGGAAGCGAGCAAGAGCTGCTAGGAGGAATCGATGGTCAGGCAGGAACAGAGGCAAGGGTATTGGAAACTAAAAGAATTGGGTTTCCAGGCAAATGGTTCCTCTCTTAGAGATGAATATTGTTCGTCCAGGGGGATTGATAAGAAGATATACTTTATGTGctcttgttgttttttgtttgagtTGTTAAGGGAGCTTTGTCTTGCCATGGAAGTAGAATTtggaaaactatatatatagcattCCCCTGTTTACAGCTTCACATCAGGCTTCTTGGAATATAGGTTGATGATGTGAAATTATgtggtttttgtgttttaaaCTTGAATGAAAACCATGCACTAAGATTAAATCCAGTTTTTCCTCTTTTCCCTTGTGCTTTGGTTCCTTCTTTTGGCTATACTGGAGTTATCTGTACTTGTACACCAATTTTTAGGAAACCCAACAGGC is a genomic window containing:
- the LOC120000542 gene encoding mannan endo-1,4-beta-mannosidase 7, translating into MRHLVFALLLAILFHQECSYTQVEAGDGFIRTQGVKFLLNGNPYYANGFNAYWLMYVASDPTQRSKVSSAFREASSHSLTVARTWAFSDGGYRPLQYSPGSYNEEMFKGLDFVIAEARRYGIKLILSMVNNYDSLGGKKQYVNWARNQGQYLTSDDDFFRNPVVKSYYKNHVKTVLNRYNSFTGLHYKDDPTIMAWELINEPRCTSDTSGRTIQAWISEMASFVKSIDRNHLLEAGLEGFYGQSTPQKKRLNPGFDIGTDFIANNQIPGIDFATVHSYPDQWLSNSNDQSQLSFLNNWLDIHIQDAQYTLRKPILLAEFGKSWKDTGFNTNQRDMMFNTVYYKIYSSAKRGGAAAGGMFWQLLTEGMDSFQDGYGIVLSQSSSTANVISQQSHKLYQIRKIFARMRNVERWKRARAARRNRWSGRNRGKGIGN